attgtgatgctagttggtttgctccttctggctatgctggttttggttgtattattcgcaatcctgatggatgttggttgaaaggttgcactgaaaaagtcgaagtgtgcagtgttctttttgctgaattgtatgcaatttggagaggtttgcttcttgcttgggagagtggatttcgtgaggttatttgtgaaacagactgtttagaagctcttttcttggtaaaccaGAGAATGCTTAGTAAGGATATTCCGGAATgggatttggcaaagcatattcaggaggttatgaattggaattggagagtctctattcttttaattcagaggactgccaatagtgttgcagattgtatggctaaagcagctgcttctgtcgcggacattcactcgaattggagccaaccatggagtgagcttcaacatctaatagatttagatatgaccctagccaattaatttagttttgtctcttttttctttcttttctatttagtcaccaaaaaaaaaatatatcctaTTGTCAAAATAACATTTTGTTAGTAAATAAAGAAACAATTTCTGCGTCACATTCCCCTATAACAGTGAATTGGAATGGGCAAATGTGTCCATGAAGATGAGCtatataaaaaagattttgatgcatgttattaaaaaaaaaaaaaactgcctACAAAATTTGACCAGTGACTACGAAACTGTTTTTGTGGCTTTCTATGACACACGACATTGATTCTTTGGTTTCTCACGCTACAAGCAACCAACCAACCAAACCATCGCTCCCAACTTTGTATTACAATGCTATGCATTAAATTTtacaccaaaaataaattttctagctctaaatatatataaaaataaaaaacttttgcaAGCGTTCAAAAATACTCATTAACAAAATTCTTGAAcaataaatgaaaatataaaaaattactatctGTTACTTCAATAATCCCTTGTTCAATTTATATAGAAAATTGCcttcaattttaattaataatttaatatttataaataactaatcaGTAACACATATAATGCATTCATTTTATATAGCTAgtcattttaatttaaactaaaccATCATatttaagctttttttttttggtagaaaTCACAAGCCTTTTAATTCAAAGTTCaaccttttctttttcatttagaAAAATTCTAATAAATCTGAATACATGAATTAATGTGGTTGGGAAGGTTAGGTTGCTGCCTGCAGGTTGTTGAAAAATCATGGAAAATAAGAGGTTGGTACTTGGGTTAGTATGAAATTGCAATGGAAACCAATTCAAGTTAAGTTGCTGATTTAGAGttgatttaattaatatattattgctTTGTTTGTGGGATTTGGAAGTTGTAACGGAAATGCAATCAGATGATGCTTATACTTCACAATTCACATCATATCATAAATAAAAAGCACTACTTCTGTTATATATCGGTTCTTTTACTTCCCTTTATCCCCCCACAAGTAACCATTGATTCCCTTAATTTAGCTTCATATATGGTCACTAATTTACCATAATGTACCATTTTTATACTCGTTTAACTTAAAAGATTCATTGGCTTCACACTAAAAGGTAAGATAAAATTAGACTCAGAACAATCAATTTGAATTTATTAGAGTGATTAACGTATTcgtatatttaaataatttttaaatatttaaatattaatttatatatataataatctattaattaacaataatatttaAACGAAATTTAAATATGTTCTAAATTATTTGTTAATAAAAGTATAAGAGATATGGATAATTTGATTAAACCATTTAAATTTGATTCGACTCGATCATTACAAAATACTACTTAACTGATAATTGATCAGATAAAATCTAAGTGTAGAACTTGACCCAGATTCAATTATCTAATAACCCaacatattatattaaaatatatatataacttttactAATTTAATACTAATTTCACTCATCCCAAACTATGAAAACAAAATAATTGTCATCTATACTTCATCAATTGTTTTTAAAAAAGTTCTTAAAGtcatataaactttttttttctatattatttctaatttcgtatttaatatctaattatcCGAACCGATTTGATTTGACTCGAATTTAAACAATTCAGACAATTTTATAATGGTGGAAATTTATATatagttaattttatataaagttgataattaaaaattattaaataatttaataaatttaactaaattatcatctaataactttaaactatcaattttatatgaaattaactGTAATTAAATTTTCACTTAAATCTGAATTGAGTTGGTTCTCGTATGGACACGAAGGGATGAAGCGCGTGGATGAGGAACATACGGGCGGTGAAAAAGGAACCGACCACATCGGGATTGGGTGGAGAATCTTTCTTTCTTCCTGTCCTCCAAAACTCGTTTTCGGGCAACTTCCTCACCCAAACACGCCTTTAACTTTCAAAAATCATGTTAGAGACTTAGAGCCCATTTAATGATTTAAATACCTTCGAAAATGGAATTCAGTGTCTTGGAAGATCAACCTATGTTTTGTGTTCCCCGTCAACCCAGAttcttataaattatttaatccacttttttaaatttatagaatTTTGCTAaacaaagtattttttattttgatatttagcAAGTGTGTGAAACACATACATATTGGACAAAAACAAAACGCTATTTAATAAGAAGTTGGAAATTGACGCTTCCGAAGATACTTTTagaataaaaactattttttctatGAAATGTTTAGTTGGGGTGTTTACTAAATTTTTttggcataaaataaataatatattatattctatataaacaattatttaaaaataatagttatttaatattaaattagacgatactagtcaataaattagttcaAATAGTATAATTTCTTCGTATTCATCTAAGAAGTAAGAATCACAAATTCGAATCTcattactcaaaaaaaaaaaaaaagaaaaacacattAAACACACGAATCTTGACAAGAGCAACACTAATCTTTAGCTTTTCATAACAAATTTGGAGTTTGAagtttgaaggtttgaacctcttcaatataataacaataataataaaaaaataaaatcatacaaATACTTTTTCcccaaacaaaaaaattacaaatatttagtTGGGTCCACCATATATCCAACAGCACCTCCTCACTGTGTTACACTCCTCATTCCCCACTCCATTcacttcactctctctctctctctctttatataaGTACATGCAAATAGCATTCATTTTCTTACTAAAATATTGTTCTATGTACTTTTTTTTTCCTGTTAAATTTAATCTATGCTGCAGGAAAGAGAAAAGGCAATAAAAAATAGAAGGGAgatgaaaattgaaagaaaaactcaaaaacaaTGTCTTTCTGAAGCTCCCAACTTGTTTCTGGCTACCacttcaatcattcattcactgcaaaaataagaaaaagaaggatTAAAtaatagaaagagagagagttcatagaagacaaaacacaaaagtgtGAGAAAGAATCAAAAGCCATTTCCATGTTACTTCCCTTCTTCATTTGCTTAGAATAACACAACCTGCAtttgcttttgcttttgctttttgACTTTACCAAGCTGAAGGGGGGAAGCGAAGGTCTTGTTCTTCAATGGTGAGCATGAGCCTCAAGCTCATAATGTGGAATGTGCTTCTTCCCCTGCTGCTCCTGGCATCTTCATTCTTTGTTTCTTGTAATGCTTCTGTGTCCTATGACTCAAAGGCTATCACCATTAATGGCCAAAGAAGGATCCTCATTTCTGGATCCATTCATTACCCTAGAAGCACCCCTGAGGTATTGCTCTCAGTGTCCTTTCTGGTTTCTGATGTTCTATTATTCTTTTTGCTCAAATGGGTACCTTGAAGTTTCTTCCTTTTTAGTGTTTTGTTTTATGGATTCCTGAGGTTCTGGTCTTTGCTTGTGGCTATTTCAGATGTGGCCAGATCTCATTCAAAAGGCTAAGGAAGGAGGTTTGGATGTGATTCAGACTTATGTTTTCTGGAATGGCCATGAACCTTCACCTGGCAAAGTAAGCTATTGCCTTGTGTGTTTTGCTTTTCACTGAGTGATTAATGGTTAACAAGTTTTCCCCCCTTTGGTAATTGTAGTATTATTTTGAGGGAAACTATGATCTGGTGAAGTTCATAAAGTTGGTGCAGCAAGCAGGCCTTTATGTGCATCTAAGGATTGGTCCTTATGTCTGTGCTGAGTGGAACTTTGGGTAATGAAAGCATTGATTTCCTTTCCTCCTAAGAACATTGGAAAAATTATTCTGGCACATGTTAGAACTAGAAATATCTTATAGCAATTTTGCCTGATTGGATTTTAGGGGTTTCCCTGTTTGGCTGAAGTACATTCCAGGTATCAGCTTCAGAACAGACAATGGCCCTTTTAAGGTAAGATAGGAGACATAATTGGAAAATGTCAACCTTTTTCTTCTCCATTGATGTCATGTGAGCATCTTCTAATTAATCTTGACTTTTGCATTGCCATGTTGAAGTTTCAAATGCAAAAGTTTACCACGAAGATTGTCGATATGATGAAGGCAGAAAGATTATATGAAACTCAGGGAGGTCCAATAATTCTATCCCAGGTATGTGCTTCTGCAATCCTCTAATAAGTCCAATCTCTTAATTTACATTATCTTGCAGACATCACTTATTTGTTCACCTTGTTTGTTACTTAGTCCAATCTTGGAGACTTGTATTGAGACTTTATATTTTACACTGGTGTCATTGACTCATTGTGCAGATTGAAAATGAATATGGACCTATGGAGTATGAAATTGGTGCTTCTGGTAAGTCCTACACTAAGTGGGCAGCAGATATGGCTGTAGGACTTGGTACTGGGGTTCCATGGGTCATGTGCAAACAAGATGATGCTCCTGATCCTATGGTAAGTTCAACCTAAACTGTAATTCTCTTTAGCATTCTCACCTAAGTGAGGATACTAAAAAGGGTTATATTTTTGAAGCCTCTATTATTGCATTGTTGATGCAATGCTTTATAGGTTTTAGGCAGCTTCTAATTTCAATGTGAAAAACTTTTTTTCAGATTAACACTTGCAATGGTTTCTATTGTGATTACTTCTCTCCAAATAAAGCTTACAAACCAAAGATGTGGACGGAAGCTTGGACTGCATGGTATTGATTCCCTCTTTCCTGTTTATTATTTCTTCGGGGTTTCCATGAGAATTAGTAACATACAAGCTAGAGGGTAATGCCTGGTTTTTCATTTTATGACTCTTTACCTTTATGCTTTTTCAGGTTTACTGAATTCGGAGGTTCGGTTCCTTATCGACCTGCTGAAGATTTGGCATTTGCAGTTGCAAGATTTATACAGAAAGGGGGAGCATTTGTCAATTATTACATGGTAACTTGATTATTTGTTGGTAGCAGTTTTTAGGTTCACCTTTTCTAAATACTCATCCTTTCTAACTATTTGTTCATTTCAGTATCACGGGGGAACAAATTTCGGTAGAACTGCTGGTGGTCCATTTATTGCTACAAGCTATGATTATGATGCACCTATTGATGAATATGGTAAACACACAGCATTCAAATAGTTGACATGAACCATAAATACTTTGGTTTGTCTCATTATATACATTAGATTCCAAAATaagaaataatttgaaattattcATTTTCAACATCTATTAGTAGGTCCTTTTCTGGAATTGCTTCATTCTTTCTCTTGTAGACTCTATCATACTATATGTGAAGTTAACTTGATTGACATAACACACATTTACACATTGGAGTAAATTGGACTATATTTTTCTTCCTATATTCAGGACTTCTCAGGCAGCCGAAGTGGGGTCATCTTAAAGATTTACATAGAGCAATAAAACTCTGTGAACCTGCTTTAGTTTCGGGGGATCCTGCTGTAACAAAGATTGGAAACTATCAAGAGGTATAACTTGATCTAGTAATGTGACAATTATCGATCCTGAGTGAGATGCTCTAATCAAAGTGAATTCCTAACTTTGATGTCCAGGCTCATGTCTTCAAATCAGACTCAGGAGCTTGTGCTGCATTCCTTGCAAACTATGACCCAAAATCTTTTGCAAAAGTGGCATTTGGGAATATGCACTATAACCTGCCTCCTTGGTCTATTAGCATTCTTCCTGACTGCAAGAACACTGTTTATAACACTGCAAGGGTGAGCGGATCTTCTTtagaattataatataatttgagaTTTGATTAAAGAGATATACCAAGTATATATGATTGAGTGAATTAATAGCATGCTTGAAATAAAGAGAAGGATATCCTCTTTCAGCATATTCAAGATCAAGTATAGATTTCAGTTGAAGTGAAGTTGCAAATATCTGTACAGGTTGGTTCGCAGAAGGCACAGATGAAGATGACCCGAATTCCcattcatggaggactcacttgGCAATCATTTAATGAAGAACCAGCCTCTACTGATGACAGTTCCTTCACCATGACTGGCCTATTGGAACAGTTAAATACAACTAGAGATTTATCTGACTACCTTTGGTACTCCACAGAGTGAGTGACATACAATTTCTTTCTATCACAATCCTTTGCTATAAACTTAACAGATCATATTCCAGTTATCCATTCTGGTTTTTCCATATCTTAAATTTGTCTTGCTCCATTTCTTGCTAGTGTTGTGATTGATTCCAATGAAGGATTTTTGTGGAATGGAAAGGATCCTGTTCTTACAGTGTTATCTGCTGGGCATGCCTTGCATGTGTTTGTCAATGGTCAGCTATCAGGTGAGCAGCATATTGCTGGTTTATGAATTTTCGGTTATACTTAATTCATCATAAAACAAGTTAGGGTATTGTATTTGAGATTTGACAAATTAGAAGATTGAATGGAATTAATATATCAGGGTTCATCAAGTAATTTATGTACATAACACTTGGTGAACAGGAACTGCTTATGGAAGCTTAGAATTCCCCAAACTAACATTTAGCCAGGCTGTGAAGCTCAGAGCTGGTGTTAATAAAATCTCTCTTCTAAGTGTTGCAGTTGGACTACCGGTATGTTCTCCATCACACACACGTGCGCACACATACACAAACGATATTGTCAGATTCACCACCTTCATTTCCACTCTGCCAATTTTCATAATCACGAAATGTATATATTACATAACTAACTTGTGTCT
This region of Arachis hypogaea cultivar Tifrunner chromosome 8, arahy.Tifrunner.gnm2.J5K5, whole genome shotgun sequence genomic DNA includes:
- the LOC112706508 gene encoding beta-galactosidase 1; protein product: MVSMSLKLIMWNVLLPLLLLASSFFVSCNASVSYDSKAITINGQRRILISGSIHYPRSTPEMWPDLIQKAKEGGLDVIQTYVFWNGHEPSPGKYYFEGNYDLVKFIKLVQQAGLYVHLRIGPYVCAEWNFGGFPVWLKYIPGISFRTDNGPFKFQMQKFTTKIVDMMKAERLYETQGGPIILSQIENEYGPMEYEIGASGKSYTKWAADMAVGLGTGVPWVMCKQDDAPDPMINTCNGFYCDYFSPNKAYKPKMWTEAWTAWFTEFGGSVPYRPAEDLAFAVARFIQKGGAFVNYYMYHGGTNFGRTAGGPFIATSYDYDAPIDEYGLLRQPKWGHLKDLHRAIKLCEPALVSGDPAVTKIGNYQEAHVFKSDSGACAAFLANYDPKSFAKVAFGNMHYNLPPWSISILPDCKNTVYNTARVGSQKAQMKMTRIPIHGGLTWQSFNEEPASTDDSSFTMTGLLEQLNTTRDLSDYLWYSTDVVIDSNEGFLWNGKDPVLTVLSAGHALHVFVNGQLSGTAYGSLEFPKLTFSQAVKLRAGVNKISLLSVAVGLPNVGPHFETWNAGVLGPITLYGLNEGRRDLSWQKWSYKIGLKGEALSLHSLSGISSVDWIQGSLISQRQPLTWYKTTFDAPAGTAPFGLDMGSMGKGQVWLNGQSLGRYWPAYKASGTCDSCDYAGTYNENKCRSNCGEASQRWYHVPHSWLKPTGNLLVVFEELAGDPNGIFLVRRDIDSVCADIYEWQPNLRSYQMQASGKADKPIRPKVHLSCGFGQKISSIKFASFGTPEGSCGNFHEGSCHAHKSYDAFQRNCVGQSWCTVTVSPENFGGDPCPNVMKKLSVEAICT